In Pseudomonas sp. R76, one genomic interval encodes:
- a CDS encoding SOS response-associated peptidase: MCSHYEAPAPQRVAETFGVEPFEQGKLDLYPGYTGPFIRRAEHVDDESSVLTEALQGAFGLIPTWSKDTKIVRSTYNCRSETASQKPSFRTAWRKAQHCIIPAAAIYEPDWRSGKAIATRIARADGEIMGIAGLWERWRDPGTGEDLHSFTMLTINADDHPFMRNYHKSQDEKRMVVILPQGLYGDWLNSGADDSMEFMRQYPADRMIVAM; this comes from the coding sequence ATGTGCAGTCATTACGAGGCCCCGGCGCCGCAGCGGGTGGCCGAGACATTCGGCGTTGAGCCATTTGAGCAGGGCAAGCTGGATCTGTACCCAGGCTATACCGGGCCTTTCATTCGCCGTGCGGAGCACGTCGACGACGAATCGTCGGTGCTAACGGAGGCGCTGCAAGGCGCGTTTGGGCTGATTCCGACCTGGAGCAAGGACACCAAAATCGTTCGCAGCACCTACAACTGCCGATCGGAGACGGCCAGTCAAAAGCCATCGTTCCGCACGGCTTGGCGAAAGGCTCAGCACTGCATTATCCCTGCAGCGGCCATCTATGAACCCGATTGGCGATCCGGAAAGGCGATCGCCACGCGGATTGCGCGGGCAGACGGTGAGATAATGGGCATTGCGGGTCTCTGGGAGCGGTGGCGTGATCCTGGTACCGGTGAGGATCTGCACAGCTTCACCATGCTGACCATCAATGCGGATGACCACCCCTTCATGCGCAACTACCACAAGTCTCAGGACGAAAAACGCATGGTCGTGATACTCCCTCAGGGGCTATACGGTGATTGGTTGAATTCCGGTGCCGACGACAGCATGGAGTTTATGCGCCAGTACCCGGCCGACCGCATGATTGTTGCCATGTAG